A stretch of the Ochrobactrum sp. BTU1 genome encodes the following:
- a CDS encoding aa3-type cytochrome c oxidase subunit IV, translating to MAEHHTTAPAELGAPMDYPEHDKTYAGFMGVFKWGTVAVVALLVAMAFGFFAGGFFSATVLFVLICAAAWFLL from the coding sequence ATGGCAGAACATCACACTACAGCTCCGGCTGAACTCGGCGCGCCGATGGATTATCCAGAGCATGATAAAACTTATGCTGGTTTCATGGGTGTGTTTAAATGGGGCACAGTGGCAGTTGTTGCCCTCCTGGTTGCCATGGCGTTCGGCTTTTTCGCGGGTGGTTTTTTCTCCGCGACCGTTCTGTTTGTTCTGATCTGCGCCGCTGCCTGGTTCCTCCTCTAA